AAGTCTCCGAAGTTTATCTCCAGCTGAGAGGTGATGTCATTGGCGGGCTTCCGGAAGTGGTGATCTCCACCCTCATCAGCCTTTAACAGGGAATGATACAAGATCAGCTTCAGGAACCAAACACATCTAGATCCATTTCCACATAATGCTTGCTTTCTTAATGGGCCGTGAGGATTTCCTTAATGCGGAAAACATGGAATggataaaataatatgatatgattGGAATTGAATTAACATGGATTGGATGAATAAATCACAAATAGACTGTACAAACGAACCCAGTCGCAATATTGACTAGAAACTCAAAGGACTTCATGACAACCAGCCACAATAAAAGATCAACTCAACAGAAAGAGACTGTGACAGAAATACACTACTactgtaaataatacattttctttcatgTAGAGCTGTGCAGTTTATCGGCTTTTACTGcgaacagaaaaataaatgaacagttaCCATATCACTGTGTGTACATGGCCAAAGATTCTTGAAATCTTGAATTTTAGTTCAGGTTAACTACAAACCATCAACTACAAAGGTGACCAAAATGGTGAcgggtaaataaaataaaccaaatccAGACACAAACCGGGACAGATACCTTGTGGAATGAATCAGGATCAACATCTCCAGCTTCAATCACAGATCCAGCTTGCCGCTGGAAACGCCCCAAAAAAAAGGAGGATTAGTCTCAGAGCCATAAAATGACAGATTCCACAAGGCTTGAAAATCACCTAATTTAACTCACCGTGCCGACTTCCTCGCTCTTTGACTTGTGCAGCACGTAGCCCTTCTTCCACTGACCGTCGTTACCCTCGTTGGGCTTGCGGATGTTGAACTCAACTTTGGAGCGTTCTTTGTCTTGCATGGCCTTCCACTCATCCAGTGTCATCTCTTTAGGACCTTCCTCCTTCACCTCCTCTGCTTCATtctccctacacacacacacacacacatccgatGGCATGCTCTCTGCACATCTAGTCAAGAGATACTGAGCTCCTCTGTTATTCTGAACAGAAATCTCTTTGACTCACTTGTTTTCGGAGTCAGCAGGGGCGTGATCTTCTCCTTCAGGAACAGGCTCCGGTGCTGCAGACTGATCAAGCTCACTGTCAAATCAGAcagcattattattttagaaCCAGCCCACCATGTCTTTCAATCTCAGGTGCTATTCATGTCCAGAACACAAGCGGTTTGGGACAAGTTGCATGTCATGGTTTAATACATAAGTTAATCccaagtataaataataataatgcttgccATATCAAGCACCACTAATTAGAATTAACAAGAATCCAATATTTTAGACCACCTGCTATATTTCTGTATCACAcattcagggtttctgcaggttttatgaaggtaatgttttctttttttaaacacctgtttaagaccaagtaaagaaaagtttatttagtAATAAACTGAAGGGAACACAATACGAAAAGTtcttctctaaatgtaaatgtttagggAGCAAACAATGATTTCTATTAGCAACACTTTAAAGTTTAGAAACATAGTTTCCAACAGAtctcattactttttaattaatttcacaatttattaaaaaaaaaaaagtcgccaAAGGGCTCAGAAAACTCGACTTAATTCAAAAGAGATGTTTTCATTCCTCATTGACAAGATGttcattcttattttaaaaataaacttaatgtaAAATTTTTCATAGTAAACATTCTCATGtcttcattttgcatctgaaGTAATTAACTTTAAGCAATGCACATGACATTTAATTCCACGACAATGAATTTAAGACTATCAGCTCTTACGATCTTTGCGAGGCCTTCATTTGTGGAATGATGAATGAATACTTTCTAAGAAATGCAGAAACCCTGACATCTGTCAAACACGACATGCCAACCTCCCAACAAcccttaaatatttcacattcacACTCGTACCTGGCTTCTTCCTTCACATTGCCCCAGTTGTGCAAGCCGCTCCCACCACGCTTCTCCTCTCCTTTCTGTCGACTGAAGCATGAAGGACATTCCCGTGAAATCAGTGCAACAACACACTTTAAACCATTTGGTATGGCTGGCTTCGACACTTACGATTTGTCATTGCCGCTGTGTCTGTCAAAGTCACGTTTGCCCCGGGAATCAAAGGCTTCTCCGCGTCCCATGCCTCGTCCACGTCCACCTCTGGCCCCTCGGCCTCCTCCACGACCTCTAGAGGGCTTATCCCCAACCGGCCTGAGGACAACACGCACAGAGACATCTGGCACTCTGGAGCCACAAAATCAAAGCTGCTCAGCTATTGATTAAATAGGAATTCAGTGGATTTATTACCGTGGTGGTTCTACAAATGATAACGAATCACAATCAGCACAACACAGAAACACTGGCCTGAACAATGCTCGGGGAAACACAGACATTATTTGTGAAATCACATTTGGTTTCTGCACAATTCTAAAAGAAACAACCTTCACTCAACTAGACTTTCATTGTCTATTCATCTATAAAGCACAGAATAATGTCTAGGGctgagttaaatatataaataataacagagCCCAGTCAGCTGGTGCATTGCtataatattaaagttaaaaataaaataaaattgcagtttcattttaaatattattattaatactcaagtttgtatacaaacatttaaattgcatttaaggccgtttttataaactttaataatgcattattaatgtatgcaaaatataattgtttCTACCCATATTCGTTGTttaaatatagacatttaaacTGTCAGGTTTTCACGACTGATATATTAATTGACATTCCATAAATTATAATGACAAACAATTAATTAGACATCACTTaagactataataaatatataaggcATATATTTAGCAAAGTAGACTTATTTTTTCTAGCTTTCTAAAAAGCAATGGATATCAAATATCATAGCGTTTATCTCTGGATATCAATATTGCTTGCAAGCTGATTTATTGAAATCCTTTTCGGCTGAAACAAGGATCGAGTGTTTACCTTAAAAACTGTTTCACTAAAGTTGCACGGTTTCTTTTGACAcatttctgatgttcattcatgttaactTTGTGCAGATTTTATTGCTGAAAGTGTTTGAAATCGGAGAGACTTTGTTTCAGATCAAGTGACAAAGCACTGGATGGATGGAAATGCACGACAAATAATGTAATAATCGATATCGGTTAATCAAAATTAAgactgattaaaaatatattttaaaagcgaTATCGTCAGCCCTAACGCTGtcatttttgttataataaaacaCTCACCTGTCCGCAGAGAACTCGCCACCCTCTGGTTTCTCGTCAGCTGGTTTATCGAAGCGCCGTTCACGAGGAGGTCGTCTTTCGGGTCGCCTGTCGCCGGGCCGAGCCTCTCCCTGACCTCCCTGGTGTTGGGAACTGACCGGACCCTGCTGCTCCGGCCTCCGGCCAACCCTCCTCATCcctaaaacacatgcacacacactcgtTAACGTCCAGCATTGAAAAAACGACCAATTCTAAGACATTTAACAAACACTCTCATCCAAATCAGTACAGAGGTCAATAAAACACACTCAACCGCTATCAGCATAAAACACAGTCTCACAGAAGCACACTAAAAGTAGTCAACATTTCTAATCTAAGCATACAGTGTACTTGAGAGTTGATGGTCTATGCATGAGCATCTGTGtacgtttggaacaacatgctGGTTAGAGAATGATAGCATTTGTGTGAAATGTTAGTTTTAGTGTTATGCCCAAGGTCACACCAGTCTCAAATCAACTCTAGTGATGTCTGAACAAACATTTTCAGTTATGAGCTCAGATTTTAAAGCGCCAAGTTACGTTCAAGATCACAAATCATGCCTATAAGAAACGAAATGACCAATCAACGCTGGCCTACATTTGACTAATTTAATGAGCTGCTCATTTTATCCTTGTTGCCGTCACGACACGACTTATGAAATAAAAGCGAAAGTGTTCTCATTCAAATCTGCATGACATCAAAACACGCCAAGGTTTCTTCCATGTGCAAATCAGCGCCGCGCGAGCTAATCGCGTGATATTTACATACAGCTAGCAGATTAGCATGTGGCTAGAGCAGCTACGCAGTAATAAATAAAGCGAAATCGTGATCGGAGAGTGATACTGACATGTCAGAGGAATTAAacgagtcaaaaaaaaaaaaaatcgctcacTAAAAAGTGTGCATACATTAAACGTCGTCAACAAGAGGAGTAAcgttagcagcagcagcagctcaggGCAGGCTGTTGTTGTCCATGTTGACTTCTCTGCTGTGTTTATATGCACTCGATCAGCCCTGTCTCATAATCTACTGAGCttcctacctagacagcattctAGGCACCACACGCGCGTTCAAGAACCCAGCGTTGGCGCGTTTTGAGAGGCTCGCGCGAGCAGTTTTTGCCGCGTTTATTGGTCGGAGCGTATCTAGGCTCTCTATTTTTTGAGACACAGTCGATATTTAGGACTGTAATTTCTACATACCCTCTTTCTTAAGTGGCACAGGGGCCTGGGGTTCCTCTTTCTTGTCCTGCGCTGCATTTTTCCTGTCTTTCTGGGACTCTTTCTTCGGCTGTTTGGCGGACTGAGCTGCCGTCTTCGAGGCGCCTGACGCGGCCGCTTCTTTCTTCTTGATTTCGGCCGCCTTTAATATCTCGAACGGGTCGGATTCGTCATCCAATAGCTGGTCGAACCGATTGGTAACGACGCAGCCGAAGCCTTCTTGCAGATGCCCCGGCATGATGGCGCCCCAACAACGGGATTCTCCTCCGATTCTTCGAGGCTTCGAGCGAACGGCTCACGGTGGATAACCGCAAGATGGCCAAGGAAGACACCTGCTTCTCTTCCGGCGCCCTCAACATCCGGGACACTACAGCTGTCGCGCCATTTGGGGGGTGTAGttttaaactgtgtgtttgtagttCACTCGAGTCATTCCACCAAATCGGTGCCTTTTGcatgatttaaaaacataacaatactaTGTACTCTTTCAACAATATTACCTCAAATTAAAgtcaattatatattattttaaaaatatttttttttatgctgattaAGGTATTTGACCTGTTCCTcactatgatttttctttttcagcaggaCTTTTAATTTGCAAGATGatacaaaaatcacatttgtatATTGTTGTGAGTACAGTCTCATTGGTGAGCAATGTTTTGGCATAATTCTACATTTTtctataaaatttaaatcattttatcagTGTCCCCTGTGCTaccctcatcaaaaaaaaaaaaacacttttaaactaATTGTAGTCTATATTCAAGTGACGTCACTTCTTGGAGGTTGCATTATCTCTCAACCAGGATTCCAACACTTTAAACACAATCATGATTCTCTTTCTTCTATAATGCTCTGTTTTTGATGATTTATGAGGTTTGATTGAGCGCCAATCAGCAATGTCAGTTCTGTTACCAttataaaactatacattttaacaattatttattaaatttaatataattcatatctACAAGTAATATCCTTTCAAAGTACAACATGTGTTTTTGTGACCTTGACTATTAGCTAGCATTTGAAGATTAATTAACTgtattattagcctattaattGTTTACCTAtacaaatgttacatttacaaatgcaaaatgtatttcaaCTCTCTGTGTTTTTATGACtatgttttttaattagtattatttgAATGTGGTGCTTGTGTTTATGTTCTTATGTTCTTGTGTCCTCTTCTCATTTCCTGTGGGTTTGGAGGAATTTTTATGAGTTAGAAAAAGTCTAAGGACAAACCATTTTGTagaaggttgttttttttatgtattaagtGTTCAGTTTAGTATCACATCAGGCAATGGAAGGGATAGTTTTGATGAAATACCTTAAAGTTGTTATGTATTTGGATGATTTGTTGATCAGTTGAGCAAGAACATCTGGTAACCCTCTGTGAAGTTTTACAGCGTCTACAAGACTCAGGATTAAGAGTAAAAATGTAAGTGTGAGTGGGGACAGATAGAAATGAATAGAAGCACAGAGTGTGATTTATGGAGTTAAAAACTTTGAAAGTGTTTTGTGCTATAAGAGACGAGTTAtcagtgtaatataaatatattatattagtagGCCCTACTTAAGTGCTGTAGTTTGGTAACATTATACCATTTAATGAAATAGGTCTACagcttttactgtaaatttaagttcaatCTGTAAAACCCAAAACGTGGCAAccctgtgttttttgtttttttttgtttgtttttttacactgaCGTTCTGGCAACTGcagctttcatttaattttttattttataatgtaaattacttttttacaggCATACCGCTTGATATAgtctttaaatcaaaacatttgtaaataataggatgcatgaataaaataaatagtgtacataaatacaaacccgattccaaaaaagttgggacactgtacaaattgtgagtaaaaaaggaatggaataatttacaaatctcataaacttatattttattcacaatagaatatagataacatatcatatgttgaaagtgagacattttgaaatgtcatgccaaatattggcttattgtggatttcatgagagctacacattccaaaaaagttgggacaggtagcagtaATGGGCcgggaaaagttaaatgtacatataaggaacagctggaggaccaatttgcaacttattaggtcaattggcaacatgattgggtataaaaagagcctctcagagtggcagtgtctctcagaagtcaagatggatcaccaattcccccaatgctgcgacAAAgaagttgagcaactagaagcctgtattagacaagaatgggacaacattcctgttCATAAACTTGAGCAACTTCTCTCCTCaatccccagacgtttgcagactgttataaaaagaagaggggatgccacacagtggtaaacatggccttgtcccaacttttttgagatcaacttatttttcccttaaaattatacattttctcagtttaaacatttgatatgtcatctatgttgtattctgaataaaatattgaaatttgaaacttccacatcattgcattctgttttaaattcacaatttgtacagtgtcccaacttttttagaatcgggtttgtacttgaCATTTGcgtgttaaactttttttttttattcgttttcTCGTTACCTTCACATACATTTTGACCCAGCAGCTCCCCGACTGTATAGCGATGAAAGAAAGAAGCGCAGcaccaactctctctctctctctcacacacacacacacacatcagagggTCTTGTTTTCACTGTGGAGGTTCTCAGCGTGTCCATAACCCGTGAAGACTTCA
Above is a genomic segment from Cyprinus carpio isolate SPL01 chromosome A2, ASM1834038v1, whole genome shotgun sequence containing:
- the LOC109095583 gene encoding plasminogen activator inhibitor 1 RNA-binding protein-like, whose amino-acid sequence is MPGHLQEGFGCVVTNRFDQLLDDESDPFEILKAAEIKKKEAAASGASKTAAQSAKQPKKESQKDRKNAAQDKKEEPQAPVPLKKEGMRRVGRRPEQQGPVSSQHQGGQGEARPGDRRPERRPPRERRFDKPADEKPEGGEFSADRPVGDKPSRGRGGGRGARGGRGRGMGRGEAFDSRGKRDFDRHSGNDKSRQKGEEKRGGSGLHNWGNVKEEASELDQSAAPEPVPEGEDHAPADSENKENEAEEVKEEGPKEMTLDEWKAMQDKERSKVEFNIRKPNEGNDGQWKKGYVLHKSKSEEVGTRQAGSVIEAGDVDPDSFHKADEGGDHHFRKPANDITSQLEINFGDLGRPGRGRGGSRGGRGGRGGGGRPGRGGGRSEKGGGVSVPNVDDPEAFPALA